The Chryseobacterium indicum genome includes a window with the following:
- a CDS encoding NAD(P)/FAD-dependent oxidoreductase, producing MKKHIVIVGGGFAGINLIKSLVNDKRFRITLVDKNNYHFFPPLIYQVATSFIEASNISYPFRKLLSNYKNVNFHMGSLVNVDHENNILETDTGNLHYDYLVLALGTESNFFGMENVKKCSIPMKTIDEALYLRNYMLLTLEEAARNKNIKEAQKLQNIVIAGGGPTGVELAGMIAEMGSYIAEKEYPEIKLSLSSIYLIDALPTLLSPMSKMAQEAAHDQLKKLGVKIILNTVVKDYVDGKVILGDGKTIETETLIWTSGVIGREVPGIPAESLGKGRRILADAYNKVQGMKNIYALGDIALQFSDENFPKGHPQLAQVAIQHARNLGKNFKRIEEEKVLTPFKYNDKGSMAIISKFNAVVDLPKFSYKGFMAWLTWLFIHIIPLISFGSRVRLAFNWLRLFITNNPSIRLILRPKKENAFHTEF from the coding sequence ATGAAAAAGCACATCGTAATCGTAGGAGGAGGTTTTGCAGGAATTAATCTTATAAAATCTTTGGTTAATGATAAAAGATTCAGAATTACTTTAGTGGATAAAAACAATTATCACTTCTTTCCGCCATTGATTTATCAGGTTGCTACATCATTTATCGAGGCTTCGAATATCAGCTATCCTTTCAGGAAATTACTTTCAAATTATAAAAATGTAAATTTCCATATGGGAAGTCTTGTAAATGTGGATCATGAAAATAATATTCTTGAAACCGATACAGGAAATCTGCATTATGATTATCTGGTTCTTGCTTTGGGAACGGAATCCAATTTCTTCGGAATGGAAAATGTAAAGAAATGTTCTATTCCTATGAAAACCATTGATGAAGCACTTTACTTAAGAAATTATATGCTTTTAACTCTTGAAGAAGCTGCGAGAAACAAAAACATCAAAGAAGCACAGAAACTTCAGAATATTGTGATTGCAGGAGGCGGACCGACCGGAGTGGAACTTGCGGGAATGATTGCGGAAATGGGAAGCTATATCGCTGAAAAAGAATATCCTGAAATTAAACTCAGCCTTTCCAGCATTTATTTAATTGATGCACTTCCGACTTTACTTTCTCCTATGAGCAAGATGGCTCAGGAAGCAGCCCACGATCAGCTAAAAAAGTTAGGGGTAAAAATTATTTTAAATACGGTCGTAAAGGATTATGTTGATGGAAAAGTAATTTTAGGAGACGGAAAAACCATTGAAACTGAAACACTAATCTGGACTTCAGGTGTTATTGGTCGTGAAGTTCCCGGAATTCCGGCAGAGAGTTTAGGTAAAGGAAGAAGAATATTAGCAGATGCTTATAACAAAGTTCAGGGAATGAAAAACATCTATGCATTAGGCGATATTGCATTGCAGTTCTCCGATGAAAACTTCCCGAAAGGACATCCGCAGCTGGCGCAGGTTGCGATTCAGCATGCCAGAAATTTAGGCAAAAATTTTAAAAGAATTGAAGAGGAAAAAGTACTCACTCCTTTCAAATATAATGATAAAGGAAGTATGGCAATCATCTCAAAATTCAATGCAGTGGTAGATCTTCCCAAGTTTTCCTACAAAGGATTTATGGCGTGGTTAACGTGGCTTTTTATTCATATTATCCCATTGATAAGCTTTGGAAGCAGGGTGCGTCTGGCTTTCAACTGGTTGAGATTATTTATTACCAACAATCCTTCCATCCGTCTTATTTTAAGACCTAAAAAGGAAAATGCATTTCACACAGAATTTTAA